In a single window of the Esox lucius isolate fEsoLuc1 chromosome 22, fEsoLuc1.pri, whole genome shotgun sequence genome:
- the LOC117593736 gene encoding uncharacterized protein LOC117593736 isoform X1 translates to MDLRQKILFASQEADSSLKYDPVLVQSLFMHTVLTGLQSDNIKGDLQPYLLQTDTSDELLLEKLNISHANEKERQDKKKHSAPSRVTNVNTVQSSEALVEKKSAASQSPASLPPDLLAEIKEMRSDIVLLKDLKAEICQIRETIQRPAPALPQYLPPSREPATVPSPYPVFSPPQSSPYQTESNEMPYFHQQSPAAVQEYRPTFGPGRMRETAQFQQRFAPQRFYPARRPQPKCPSCTQAGSSTRKPIQIATPSPEYRTLWTPWEGTPSFHCWIRVRRTTRDSWQREVDI, encoded by the exons ATGGACTTAAGACAAAAAATCCTGTTTGCTTCTCAGGAAGCTGATTCAAGTCTAAAATATGACCCGGTACTAGTTCAGAGTCTGTTTATGCATACAGTTCTAACTGGCCTTCAGAGTGACAATATTAAAGGTGACCTGCAGCCCTACCTCCTCCAGACAGATACCTCAGATGAGCTGCTGTTGGAGAAACTGAACATTTCACATGCcaatgaaaaagagagacaggacaaaAAGAAACACTCTGCCCCATCACGTGTAACTAATGTGAATACAGTCCAGTCAAGTGAAGCTCTGGTGGAAAAGAAAAGTGCCGCCTCACAAAGCCCAGCTTCACTTCCCCCTGATCTGCTcgctgaaataaaagaaatgcgCTCTGACATAGTGCTATTGAAAGACTTGAAAGCTGAGATCTGTCAAATCAGGGAAACAATCCAAAGACCCGCCCCTGCACTGCCACAGTACCTTCCACCAAGCAGAGAACCAGCAACTGTGCCCTCTCCTTACCCAGTATTCTCACCCCCCCAATCCTCACCTTATCAGACTGAGTCAAATGAAATGCCATATTTCCACCAGCAGTCACCAGCAGCAGTGCAGGAGTATCGACCAACATTCGGGCCTGGACGGATGAGAGAGACGGCCCAGTTCCAGCAGAGGTTTGCACCGCAGAGGTTTTACCCAGCGCGACGCCCTCAGCCAAAATGTCCCTCATGTACTCAAGCAG ggagCTCAACAAGAAAACCCATCCAGATCGCCACCCCATCCCCAGAGTACAGGACATTATGGACACCCTGGGAGGGAACACCCTCTTTTCACTGCTGGATCAGGGTAAGGCGTACCACCAGGGATTCATGGCAAAGGGAAGTAGACATTTGA
- the LOC117593736 gene encoding uncharacterized protein LOC117593736 isoform X2, with the protein MDLRQKILFASQEADSSLKYDPVLVQSLFMHTVLTGLQSDNIKGDLQPYLLQTDTSDELLLEKLNISHANEKERQDKKKHSAPSRVTNVNTVQSSEALVEKKSAASQSPASLPPDLLAEIKEMRSDIVLLKDLKAEICQIRETIQRPAPALPQYLPPSREPATVPSPYPVFSPPQSSPYQTESNEMPYFHQQSPAAVQEYRPTFGPGRMRETAQFQQRFAPQRFYPARRPQPKCPSCTQAGSSTRKPIQIATPSPEYRTLWTPWEGTPSFHCWIRQNV; encoded by the exons ATGGACTTAAGACAAAAAATCCTGTTTGCTTCTCAGGAAGCTGATTCAAGTCTAAAATATGACCCGGTACTAGTTCAGAGTCTGTTTATGCATACAGTTCTAACTGGCCTTCAGAGTGACAATATTAAAGGTGACCTGCAGCCCTACCTCCTCCAGACAGATACCTCAGATGAGCTGCTGTTGGAGAAACTGAACATTTCACATGCcaatgaaaaagagagacaggacaaaAAGAAACACTCTGCCCCATCACGTGTAACTAATGTGAATACAGTCCAGTCAAGTGAAGCTCTGGTGGAAAAGAAAAGTGCCGCCTCACAAAGCCCAGCTTCACTTCCCCCTGATCTGCTcgctgaaataaaagaaatgcgCTCTGACATAGTGCTATTGAAAGACTTGAAAGCTGAGATCTGTCAAATCAGGGAAACAATCCAAAGACCCGCCCCTGCACTGCCACAGTACCTTCCACCAAGCAGAGAACCAGCAACTGTGCCCTCTCCTTACCCAGTATTCTCACCCCCCCAATCCTCACCTTATCAGACTGAGTCAAATGAAATGCCATATTTCCACCAGCAGTCACCAGCAGCAGTGCAGGAGTATCGACCAACATTCGGGCCTGGACGGATGAGAGAGACGGCCCAGTTCCAGCAGAGGTTTGCACCGCAGAGGTTTTACCCAGCGCGACGCCCTCAGCCAAAATGTCCCTCATGTACTCAAGCAG ggagCTCAACAAGAAAACCCATCCAGATCGCCACCCCATCCCCAGAGTACAGGACATTATGGACACCCTGGGAGGGAACACCCTCTTTTCACTGCTGGATCAGG CAGAACGTTTGA
- the LOC117593736 gene encoding uncharacterized protein LOC117593736 isoform X3 — protein MDLRQKILFASQEADSSLKYDPVLVQSLFMHTVLTGLQSDNIKGDLQPYLLQTDTSDELLLEKLNISHANEKERQDKKKHSAPSRVTNVNTVQSSEALVEKKSAASQSPASLPPDLLAEIKEMRSDIVLLKDLKAEICQIRETIQRPAPALPQYLPPSREPATVPSPYPVFSPPQSSPYQTESNEMPYFHQQSPAAVQEYRPTFGPGRMRETAQFQQRFAPQRFYPARRPQPKCPSCTQAGSSTRKPIQIATPSPEYRTLWTPWEGTPSFHCWIRNV, from the exons ATGGACTTAAGACAAAAAATCCTGTTTGCTTCTCAGGAAGCTGATTCAAGTCTAAAATATGACCCGGTACTAGTTCAGAGTCTGTTTATGCATACAGTTCTAACTGGCCTTCAGAGTGACAATATTAAAGGTGACCTGCAGCCCTACCTCCTCCAGACAGATACCTCAGATGAGCTGCTGTTGGAGAAACTGAACATTTCACATGCcaatgaaaaagagagacaggacaaaAAGAAACACTCTGCCCCATCACGTGTAACTAATGTGAATACAGTCCAGTCAAGTGAAGCTCTGGTGGAAAAGAAAAGTGCCGCCTCACAAAGCCCAGCTTCACTTCCCCCTGATCTGCTcgctgaaataaaagaaatgcgCTCTGACATAGTGCTATTGAAAGACTTGAAAGCTGAGATCTGTCAAATCAGGGAAACAATCCAAAGACCCGCCCCTGCACTGCCACAGTACCTTCCACCAAGCAGAGAACCAGCAACTGTGCCCTCTCCTTACCCAGTATTCTCACCCCCCCAATCCTCACCTTATCAGACTGAGTCAAATGAAATGCCATATTTCCACCAGCAGTCACCAGCAGCAGTGCAGGAGTATCGACCAACATTCGGGCCTGGACGGATGAGAGAGACGGCCCAGTTCCAGCAGAGGTTTGCACCGCAGAGGTTTTACCCAGCGCGACGCCCTCAGCCAAAATGTCCCTCATGTACTCAAGCAG ggagCTCAACAAGAAAACCCATCCAGATCGCCACCCCATCCCCAGAGTACAGGACATTATGGACACCCTGGGAGGGAACACCCTCTTTTCACTGCTGGATCAGG AACGTTTGA